In Piliocolobus tephrosceles isolate RC106 chromosome 12, ASM277652v3, whole genome shotgun sequence, one DNA window encodes the following:
- the KRBOX4 gene encoding KRAB domain-containing protein 4 isoform X7: MAMSQESLTFKDVFVDFTLEEWQQLDSAQKNLYRDVMLENYSHLVSVGYLVAKPDVIFRLGPGEESWMADGGTPVRTCAVRVISHGNSVYPKL, from the exons GAATCATTGACTTTCAAGGACGTGTTTGTGGACTTCACCCTGGAGGAGTGGCAGCAACTGGACTCTGCCCAGAAGAACCTCTACAGGGATGTCATGCTTGAGAACTACAGCCACCTGGTGTCCGTGG GGTATCTAGTTGCAAAGCCAGATGTGATCTTCAGGTTGGGACCAGGAGAAGAGTCCTGGATGGCAGATGGAGGGACCCCGGTACGGACCTGTGCAG TGAGAGTTATTTCCCATGGAAATTCTGTGTACCCTAAGCTATGA
- the KRBOX4 gene encoding KRAB domain-containing protein 4 isoform X3: protein MAMSQESLTFKDVFVDFTLEEWQQLDSAQKNLYRDVMLENYSHLVSVGYLVAKPDVIFRLGPGEESWMADGGTPVRTCAGEDRPDVSIFASCILKCCY, encoded by the exons GAATCATTGACTTTCAAGGACGTGTTTGTGGACTTCACCCTGGAGGAGTGGCAGCAACTGGACTCTGCCCAGAAGAACCTCTACAGGGATGTCATGCTTGAGAACTACAGCCACCTGGTGTCCGTGG GGTATCTAGTTGCAAAGCCAGATGTGATCTTCAGGTTGGGACCAGGAGAAGAGTCCTGGATGGCAGATGGAGGGACCCCGGTACGGACCTGTGCAGGTGAGGACAGGCCAG ATGTATCcatttttgcctcatgtattttgaagtgCTGTTATTAG
- the KRBOX4 gene encoding KRAB domain-containing protein 4 isoform X5, which produces MAMSQESLTFKDVFVDFTLEEWQQLDSAQKNLYRDVMLENYSHLVSVGYLVAKPDVIFRLGPGEESWMADGGTPVRTCADVSIFASCILKCCY; this is translated from the exons GAATCATTGACTTTCAAGGACGTGTTTGTGGACTTCACCCTGGAGGAGTGGCAGCAACTGGACTCTGCCCAGAAGAACCTCTACAGGGATGTCATGCTTGAGAACTACAGCCACCTGGTGTCCGTGG GGTATCTAGTTGCAAAGCCAGATGTGATCTTCAGGTTGGGACCAGGAGAAGAGTCCTGGATGGCAGATGGAGGGACCCCGGTACGGACCTGTGCAG ATGTATCcatttttgcctcatgtattttgaagtgCTGTTATTAG
- the KRBOX4 gene encoding KRAB domain-containing protein 4 isoform X4 yields MAMSQESLTFKDVFVDFTLEEWQQLDSAQKNLYRDVMLENYSHLVSVGYLVAKPDVIFRLGPGEESWMADGGTPVRTCAGEDRPVWDWWKTFNKYCTD; encoded by the exons GAATCATTGACTTTCAAGGACGTGTTTGTGGACTTCACCCTGGAGGAGTGGCAGCAACTGGACTCTGCCCAGAAGAACCTCTACAGGGATGTCATGCTTGAGAACTACAGCCACCTGGTGTCCGTGG GGTATCTAGTTGCAAAGCCAGATGTGATCTTCAGGTTGGGACCAGGAGAAGAGTCCTGGATGGCAGATGGAGGGACCCCGGTACGGACCTGTGCAGGTGAGGACAGGCCAG TGTGGGACTGGTGgaagacattcaataaatattgcacTGATTAA
- the KRBOX4 gene encoding KRAB domain-containing protein 4 isoform X2, with protein MAMSQESLTFKDVFVDFTLEEWQQLDSAQKNLYRDVMLENYSHLVSVGYLVAKPDVIFRLGPGEESWMADGGTPVRTCAGEDRPARTQPLDIRAYTLF; from the exons GAATCATTGACTTTCAAGGACGTGTTTGTGGACTTCACCCTGGAGGAGTGGCAGCAACTGGACTCTGCCCAGAAGAACCTCTACAGGGATGTCATGCTTGAGAACTACAGCCACCTGGTGTCCGTGG GGTATCTAGTTGCAAAGCCAGATGTGATCTTCAGGTTGGGACCAGGAGAAGAGTCCTGGATGGCAGATGGAGGGACCCCGGTACGGACCTGTGCAGGTGAGGACAGGCCAG CTCGAACACAACCCCTAGACATAAGAGCCTACACCTTGTTCTGA
- the KRBOX4 gene encoding KRAB domain-containing protein 4 isoform X6 codes for MAMSQESLTFKDVFVDFTLEEWQQLDSAQKNLYRDVMLENYSHLVSVGYLVAKPDVIFRLGPGEESWMADGGTPVRTCAARTQPLDIRAYTLF; via the exons GAATCATTGACTTTCAAGGACGTGTTTGTGGACTTCACCCTGGAGGAGTGGCAGCAACTGGACTCTGCCCAGAAGAACCTCTACAGGGATGTCATGCTTGAGAACTACAGCCACCTGGTGTCCGTGG GGTATCTAGTTGCAAAGCCAGATGTGATCTTCAGGTTGGGACCAGGAGAAGAGTCCTGGATGGCAGATGGAGGGACCCCGGTACGGACCTGTGCAG CTCGAACACAACCCCTAGACATAAGAGCCTACACCTTGTTCTGA
- the KRBOX4 gene encoding KRAB domain-containing protein 4 isoform X1 — MAMSQESLTFKDVFVDFTLEEWQQLDSAQKNLYRDVMLENYSHLVSVGYLVAKPDVIFRLGPGEESWMADGGTPVRTCAGEDRPGESGRGKETRLVGDSLASGMRSGALLRAPDLWTCLGSDEWNCCHVQMRPLPGRRLQSLCSLLGVHIDCGHSCSEIPFVPSSLLAC; from the exons GAATCATTGACTTTCAAGGACGTGTTTGTGGACTTCACCCTGGAGGAGTGGCAGCAACTGGACTCTGCCCAGAAGAACCTCTACAGGGATGTCATGCTTGAGAACTACAGCCACCTGGTGTCCGTGG GGTATCTAGTTGCAAAGCCAGATGTGATCTTCAGGTTGGGACCAGGAGAAGAGTCCTGGATGGCAGATGGAGGGACCCCGGTACGGACCTGTGCAGGTGAGGACAGGCCAGGTGAGTCAGGCCGGGGAAAGGAGACCAGGTTGGTTGGTGACAGCTTGGCCTCTGGGATGCGCTCAGGAGCCCTTCTGAGAGCCCCGGACTTGTGGACATGCCTAGGCTCTGATGAGTGGAACTGTTGTCACGTCCAAATGAGGCCTCTCCCTGGCCGCCGGTTACAGTCTCTGTGTTCTTTGCTTGGCGTTCACATAGATTGTGGCCACTCTTGTTCTGAGATCCCATTTGTACCTTCCAGCCTCCTGGCTTGTTAG